The Triticum urartu cultivar G1812 chromosome 5, Tu2.1, whole genome shotgun sequence genome contains the following window.
CGAGTTGAGCAATGGCGATCTCTAGGTGGGTGATGCTCGAGCTGGTGTCCAGTGCCATGTTTGCTGGAACTCCACTCAAGTAGCAGTTTGGGCTCGTCATCATGAACTTCTGAAGAGCACGCGGAGGCACCCAAGACTTCACCAGAAAATCCAGGGAACTTGTACCGCCAGCAGCATCGAGGAACAAGGACTCAAAGGTGGGGATTCCAGATGAGCTCGACAGGCCAAGCTCGCCCAGGGAGGTCACGAAGCTCTTCCTCTGAGCTTCTGTGCTGCCATTATCATCCGCGAAACACCACTTCACCCCGAGAGTCCTGAGCCTCTTCAGCTTGGCAAGCTTAGCCAAGCATTCCAGTGAGTTTTGGTCCCCGATGCTGACCATGGAGAATTCCTGCAGCTCGTGCATCTTATCAACTTCTGCTGGCAACACATTGGCGTCCGTGGCGAGCAGGCTGGCTAGCTTTGGTAGCTTGTTTGCTGCAGAAAGGTTCTTCACACTGGTCCGTCTAACGTCCAAGGTTTCCATGTGTTGGAGTTCATCAACATCTTTTGGGAGCACAGTGACACCTTCTCCGCCAAGACCCAGATACTTGAGAAGGAACAGCCTGCCTAACCCAGCAGCAAGATGTTCATCTTTCAGGCCTTCCACGTCTTCCAGATCCAGCACCCGTAGCAACTGGAAATCTATGAGGTGAGGTTCCATCCACTTGGCGATCCTGAAGAGGGTAAGGGACCGGACTTGATACAGGTTCATACTGTCTGCTTCTGACTTGAGGATGTCATCGTCCTGATTGCTGCTGAGGGAGAGTCGGCGGATCGCGTCTCGCGGTGCAGCGAGAACCAATTCAGCGTCCGTCGTGACGAAGTTCTCTTTGCTCGACAGGGACGCGATGAATTCAAGGATCACGCCGTGGACAGTGCATCCCACAGGCTGGTCGTCGTTGTGGCCAAACACCGGTTGAATTAGCCTCGTGTTGATGAGGGCGTTGAAGTAGCTTTCTCCCCTTTTCCAAGCACTTGCTTCGCCTGCTGGGATGAATCCTTCGGCAGACCATCTCCATATCAGGCGTCCCTTCTTGATCTCATAATACTTGGGAAAGATACTCAGATACAGCAAGCAAGTCTTCAGTGGCAATGCAAGGTCCGAATAACTAAGGTATAGTATCTTTCTTATCCCTTGCAGCATGGAGTACTGCTTCAGCCCTGACATAACATACTCCTCAACCTTCTTCCAATCTGCCAATTCCAAAAACTTCCTGGATAATAATCCAGCCATGACAACAATGGCTAGTGGTACGCCATCGCATATTTTGGATATGTCGTTCAGAAAACCGTCCGAATCAGATGGTGGTTTTCTTTCCAAATCAAATATCCTGCTCGATAGCAGTTTTTTGGAGTCAACCTCACCAAGTTGACCCATCGGATAGATAGTATCAGTTGGACGGTTGCAACATAATTTGGCCACGTCGTGAATGCGGGTTGTTGTAATTATCTTGCTTCCATGCATACCATCAGGCAAAGCGCACTTGATAACTTTCCAGACCGATGGCATACATATATCATCAATGACAATCAAATACCTAATATGTATATTTAGCGGATATCAGTAAGATGGGTTGCAAACAAAAAGGTATACAAGGACTAATCCAATAGATGACAACTGAATGCATAGACCATGTGAACTCAAAATGTGATAAGTGAATCACGCACACATAAGTCCTCTTACAGAAGTGGAACTGAATACATAGACCATGTGAACTCAAAATGCGCAAACCTTCTGATTGCATTTTCAAAATGATTGCCATCTTACATCAGTGGAAAACATTTGAGGATGAGAATTTTAACCTCAAACCAACAGCCATCTCTTTCTTGCATGAAGTGAAACTGACTAAAGAGGCACTACAAAGACCATTTGACATGCCAATCAGCATCAATAGCTCGGCAGAACATTTGAAAGCAAAGAAATTACAGAATCTTTCATAATAAAGTTCTTAGCACTCTTTTTTTTCTAAAAAACATCTTAAAGAGAACCTCAATCTAGTTGCGCACAGGATAAAACATAAGCAATGCCATCACAGGATAAAACATACAACTCCCCATCAAGGTGCCCAGTCACGTAGGTGCCCCAAACAAATAATCAAAAGAGTTGTTTGGATATTGTGTAAGCAATGCGACAGATGATGATTTTTTTGTGTTTTACTCTGTTGCCTCTTACTTTGTTGAATTTCAGATTTAATAACCATATTACTGAGTAAGTTAATAAATGGCTACGCGCATCGAGTGCTATGGTGCTCCTTCTTTCTAAAAAATGTTTTGATCAAATGTGATATAGTAAACATGAATAAATAAACTTCTAATATGAATTTTATTAGAGATATCGTAGGAAACAGTTTGATTCGAGCATAACGGTTATTTTTCCTAAATTTCTGATATTAGCTCAATTGCTGGGACATTTGTGATCATGTGGTTCAGTTACCTATGATAAAGTTCTGAGAAGTTTAGTTACCCCTAACAAAAACACTCAGAACTATCATCTCTTAGAGGATGGCTAATAGTATAGCAAGCGGATGACTGTATCCATCAACAAGCCCCAAGaccacccgcaaaaaaaaaaaaacaagcCCCAAGACCGTTGCCCCTGACATCCATTGACCACTTAATCCCAACATCACCCAGTAGGCGACCTCGTCACCAATACCGTAACACACAACCACTGTGACTTTAACACCCACGAGTGCAAGGAGTGCCCGAGACGCTCACGTTGGCCAAACTTGGCCGTAAATCAATCCGACAAACACCAGAATCGCCAGAGCTAAATGATCAAGGACGGATGTGGCACAACAAGGCCGAGCAGAGGACCACAACCTTCATTTTTTTCCACCATTGCCACCGGTAAGTGGATACTTCTCTATTTTTTTTCTCGCATCACGCAGCCCCATAATAGACTTTTCTCATAAAAACTTCCCATTCTTTGAAGTTGGAGCTAGCTGGAAGTCAATCATGATCCAGTGCTCTATGGTGGAGCTGCAACTCTTGGGTGAATCCGTTCCAAAGTGAATGGGGTCAAGCTTAGCTGATTTTGGAAGGATGGAGCAATTCCAAACAGGCTCCTAGTATTATAGTTGCTGATGATTTTTTCTATAAACCTTGTCAAATTTTACACCGTTTGACTTTCTGTTTTTAGCACTGAGGGAGTATGAGTTATCGGTTTGTCTAATTCATCTCTAGATGTTTTCTAAAGATGTCATATCTAAACTCCCATAAATAACGCAACAACAAGGAACAAAAAAAAGCTAGGACAaaaaaaaatagaccacaaacaTAATGGACATCAggtatgtcacatctagatgtgtcctaaaCAGACCCGTCACTTATCTTCTCTACTACCTAAAAAAACGTAGTGTTCCGTTTTTCCTCTTACGTTTCCTCCAACCTCTTCGTGACTTCGTCCCATCCCCGACGTACGCTGCCTCCCTCTCCTCGTCCGATTTTTCACCCCCACCAATCTTCAAACAGGAAGGTCTCCCTGGTCCCTGCCACAGCATAATTTCCTACAAATCAAAGGTAGATCACGACAAGACCCACACACACAATTCTCGTGGGATCCCTACCTACGCTAATATCTCTCGATCCCTtccatctactccctccgtccgaaaatacttatCATCAAAATGGATTAAAAGGggtgtatctagaactaaaatacatctagatacatccccttttattcatcttgatgacaagtatttccggacggagggagtataactCCTAAAATATCTCTCGATCCCTTCCATCTATACCTCCAAAaatctctcttttccctcaaaagaGAAAATTTCTCTCTTCAATACtggtgtatatatatatacacacatccGATCAGTCGACATCCGCCGCCTTCCATTGGGCTTCCAATTGCCTATAACCCACGCACGGCCATGTGATCCGACGTGAAAAGCCTTGGATGGCCGCGTGCAAAATCGCTCATGTGCTCTATTGTTACCTGGCGGCTGTTGAGCGGGACCTGGCCCTCCGTCAGGTCGAACGCGGATTTATAAAGCACGGGTTTCTGGACACCGCTTATCTATACCCTTCAATACTGCTTTGAGATCCGTGCGACACAATTAACTTACAGCataaatttttcttttttttgttccTTCAAAACAAGACAACATATGGACTTCAAACTTTGCAGGACAACAAAACATTCTTACTACAATGTGAgaaaaaaaattcagatttttttgtCCGACATAAATATACAAAATGATATTTTTTGAGTAAAAAATATTATTTCTTTGTATATATGATCCACGAAAAAATCTGAAAGTTTTTTCCCACATTCTAGTTAGAATGTTTTGTTGTCCTACAAAGTTTCATGTTCATATGTTGTTCTATTTTTAGGAGAAATAAAAAAGACAAAAGTTGCTCACACGAATCGTGATGTAAAAATGAATGGCTAGATAAGGGGTATAGGAAAGCCTATGCTTTCTCAAATGTTAACCCCGTCATGA
Protein-coding sequences here:
- the LOC125507968 gene encoding disease resistance protein RGA5-like, whose translation is MVGGAMVSASTGVMNSLMVKLANLKEEKKVRKETNSLKGELSTMEALLFKVATRDDPDVQAKEWTRQVREVGYDTEDCIDIYVQQRSAPAPDSKPPKLFRRLLDRRSSAKTPEFAEEITELTDRFKDANERHKRYKLENLGTNDTLEADEHGPSSAIIPTQLIYEEEPRLVAIDGRTMEVVDHLMGDKEQQLRVVSIHGFGGLGKTTLANEVYHELRGRFECHAFVYAGRNQHIRTTLLEMLSQVSDGQPAGLESMEEQQVIKQLRESLENKRYLIVIDDICMPSVWKVIKCALPDGMHGSKIITTTRIHDVAKLCCNRPTDTIYPMGQLGEVDSKKLLSSRIFDLERKPPSDSDGFLNDISKICDGVPLAIVVMAGLLSRKFLELADWKKVEEYVMSGLKQYSMLQGIRKILYLSYSDLALPLKTCLLYLSIFPKYYEIKKGRLIWRWSAEGFIPAGEASAWKRGESYFNALINTRLIQPVFGHNDDQPVGCTVHGVILEFIASLSSKENFVTTDAELVLAAPRDAIRRLSLSSNQDDDILKSEADSMNLYQVRSLTLFRIAKWMEPHLIDFQLLRVLDLEDVEGLKDEHLAAGLGRLFLLKYLGLGGEGVTVLPKDVDELQHMETLDVRRTSVKNLSAANKLPKLASLLATDANVLPAEVDKMHELQEFSMVSIGDQNSLECLAKLAKLKRLRTLGVKWCFADDNGSTEAQRKSFVTSLGELGLSSSSGIPTFESLFLDAAGGTSSLDFLVKSWVPPRALQKFMMTSPNCYLSGVPANMALDTSSSITHLEIAIAQLGDEGLKVLGELPLLVFLKLRCLLTTENSLTITADKFRSLQVFSFECQDGGLGFVFGEGAMAQLRKLRLYFKAGEESRLQGVGHLSVSYLCQVHTTVYCAGAGDSSFKDAEKTITELLSNHPKKPTLEITKH